In Chitinivorax sp. B, a genomic segment contains:
- a CDS encoding ABC transporter permease, whose translation MTRRSPLTRKLGRDLMALRSQALAVALVLACGIGILVMGLGMRTSLQGARDQYYQRQAMADLQVQAVRAPKRLHESLSRLPGVQAIELRVVATAILELPTMVEPAASRLISLPTLNQANVNRPLLVAGRWPDANRHDEVLLNEAFAEANQLHAGDVLPATVRGRRETLRIVGIANSPEFVFISAPGELFPQPGRYAVLWMPETALAKAAGMEGAFNDAVFRLGHPVDQAGLRQAIDTLMKPYGGRGTFGQDRMVSARFLNDELAQLSAMVATLTPIFLVVGAFLLNVTLTRLVTAERANIGLLKAFGYSDAAIGWHYSQTALILAAMGIIFGLGLGHLFGEWMGSIYRSFYRLPSLPFHASPELWVLAALVGVLAALTGALSAVRQATRLPPATALAPPAPPSFHRSGGWLSMLVRRLDPLTRIILRRLWGYPRRSLSTLIGVALALSVLVVSQHFPAATNKLLDVTFRLAKQHHATLTLIEANGPAALHAIARLPGVSAVEPFRAMEVRYYHQGKTAREALIGLPADPRLERLLDNGEHPLSLREDGIVLSRNLAKQLAVKPGDRIKIEATDGLRRRTQVTVIQVADLWVGATGYMALSALGQALGEPHRINGAYLRYDSRQHAALNRAVRNSPAIASISFTSQAEASMRQTFSQGAGFMATLFLTFAGLMSAGIAYATAQVTFAEQQRDLATLQVLGFSQREASYVLLGELALLSTLAVPFGLWLGYGFAWWLMRSLSNELFTIPMVVDPAAYVESAAFVLIIILLSALWVRRRVDRLDLVASLKYRE comes from the coding sequence GTGACACGACGGTCACCACTGACCCGCAAACTGGGGCGCGATCTGATGGCGTTGCGGTCACAGGCTTTGGCAGTCGCCTTAGTACTGGCTTGCGGTATCGGTATTCTGGTCATGGGGCTTGGGATGCGCACCTCGCTGCAGGGTGCACGCGATCAGTATTATCAGCGACAGGCAATGGCAGATCTACAGGTACAGGCCGTTCGTGCACCTAAGCGCCTACATGAGTCACTATCCCGATTGCCCGGTGTTCAGGCAATCGAATTGCGGGTCGTGGCCACGGCGATATTGGAGTTACCCACCATGGTGGAGCCTGCCGCCAGTCGCTTGATTTCACTCCCCACGCTGAATCAGGCAAATGTCAATCGCCCTTTGCTGGTGGCTGGGCGCTGGCCAGATGCCAATCGGCATGACGAGGTGTTGTTGAACGAGGCCTTTGCAGAAGCCAATCAATTGCACGCAGGTGATGTATTGCCGGCCACCGTTCGGGGACGGCGGGAAACATTACGTATCGTCGGCATTGCCAATTCGCCCGAATTCGTCTTCATCAGCGCACCTGGCGAGTTGTTCCCACAACCTGGACGGTATGCCGTGCTGTGGATGCCCGAAACAGCACTGGCCAAGGCTGCGGGTATGGAAGGCGCATTCAACGATGCGGTATTTCGACTGGGCCACCCGGTGGACCAAGCTGGCTTACGTCAGGCAATTGACACCCTGATGAAGCCCTATGGCGGGCGAGGTACCTTTGGGCAGGATCGCATGGTATCAGCACGCTTTTTGAACGACGAGCTAGCACAACTTTCGGCCATGGTCGCAACGTTGACCCCGATCTTTCTGGTGGTGGGTGCATTTCTATTGAATGTCACACTGACCCGGTTGGTCACGGCCGAGCGGGCCAATATCGGCCTGCTGAAAGCTTTTGGTTATTCCGATGCGGCCATCGGCTGGCATTACAGCCAGACAGCACTGATACTGGCGGCCATGGGCATCATCTTCGGACTGGGGCTCGGACATCTGTTCGGGGAATGGATGGGAAGTATCTATCGGTCTTTCTACCGTTTACCAAGCCTGCCATTTCATGCTTCACCTGAACTATGGGTATTGGCTGCGTTGGTGGGTGTGTTGGCCGCGCTGACGGGTGCGCTTAGTGCCGTCAGGCAAGCCACACGCCTTCCTCCTGCTACGGCCCTGGCACCACCTGCTCCACCCAGCTTTCATCGCAGTGGAGGCTGGCTTAGCATGTTGGTCCGTCGATTGGACCCACTGACACGCATCATTCTTCGACGACTCTGGGGTTATCCGCGCCGCTCACTGTCAACACTGATTGGCGTGGCGTTGGCATTATCCGTGCTGGTGGTATCACAGCATTTCCCAGCCGCCACCAACAAGCTGCTGGACGTCACCTTTCGCCTTGCCAAACAGCATCATGCCACCCTGACTTTGATTGAGGCCAACGGTCCTGCCGCATTACACGCCATCGCCAGGCTACCCGGCGTATCAGCAGTCGAACCGTTTCGTGCAATGGAGGTACGTTACTATCATCAGGGCAAAACGGCTCGGGAAGCCCTGATCGGTTTACCCGCCGACCCAAGACTGGAACGCCTGCTTGATAATGGCGAACACCCTTTGTCGTTACGTGAAGATGGCATTGTGCTATCCCGAAATCTGGCCAAGCAGCTTGCCGTCAAACCAGGAGACCGGATCAAGATTGAAGCCACCGATGGCTTGCGCCGGCGCACTCAGGTGACTGTAATCCAAGTGGCAGACCTGTGGGTGGGTGCCACCGGCTATATGGCATTGTCAGCATTGGGGCAGGCATTGGGTGAACCGCACCGGATCAACGGTGCCTACCTTCGTTATGATTCGCGTCAACATGCCGCACTGAATCGAGCTGTACGCAACAGCCCGGCCATTGCCAGCATCAGCTTTACATCACAAGCCGAGGCCTCAATGCGACAGACCTTTTCTCAGGGGGCCGGATTCATGGCTACTCTGTTTCTGACCTTCGCCGGGCTCATGTCTGCCGGGATTGCCTATGCCACCGCCCAGGTCACTTTTGCAGAACAGCAACGCGATCTGGCCACATTGCAAGTATTGGGGTTCAGTCAACGTGAAGCATCCTATGTATTGCTGGGTGAGCTGGCACTGCTCAGTACACTGGCCGTGCCGTTCGGGCTGTGGCTGGGCTATGGCTTTGCATGGTGGCTGATGCGTTCACTCAGCAATGAGCTGTTCACAATCCCCATGGTGGTGGACCCAGCCGCCTATGTCGAATCTGCGGCCTTCGTGCTTATCATCATCTTGTTATCCGCGCTATGGGTACGGCGCCGGGTGGACCGGCTGGATCTGGTCGCCAGCCTCAAATACAGGGAGTAG
- a CDS encoding ABC transporter ATP-binding protein, whose amino-acid sequence MGTSLFHIHTLTKTYGEGPGAVHALRGIDLTLYEGEVVVLLGPSGSGKSTLLNIIGGLDQASSGSVWFRDIDLSKLDATALTAYRRQHVGFVFQFYNLIPSLTAHENVELVTDIAPNPLPADEALTLVGLGQRGDHFPAQLSGGEQQRVAIARALAKRPGVLLCDEPTGALDLKTGVLTLEALLDANRHFGTTMLIVTHNADIARVADRVIDFADGQIRSIHDNATKVPPSELHW is encoded by the coding sequence ATGGGCACATCGTTGTTTCATATCCACACGCTGACCAAAACCTATGGTGAAGGACCTGGGGCAGTGCATGCATTGCGTGGGATCGATTTGACACTTTATGAAGGTGAAGTGGTGGTATTGCTGGGGCCATCCGGGTCTGGCAAATCCACACTGCTCAACATCATTGGTGGCTTGGACCAAGCCAGTAGTGGCAGCGTATGGTTTCGAGATATCGATCTATCAAAACTGGATGCTACAGCCCTGACAGCGTATCGACGACAGCATGTCGGCTTTGTATTTCAGTTCTACAACTTGATCCCCAGCCTGACTGCACATGAAAACGTCGAACTAGTAACCGATATCGCACCCAACCCGCTTCCTGCTGACGAAGCCTTGACCCTGGTTGGCCTGGGACAACGCGGTGACCACTTTCCGGCGCAATTATCTGGTGGCGAACAGCAGCGTGTGGCGATTGCCCGGGCGCTGGCAAAACGGCCGGGTGTATTGTTGTGTGATGAGCCAACAGGTGCACTGGATTTGAAAACCGGGGTACTGACTTTGGAAGCCCTACTAGATGCCAATCGACACTTCGGCACGACGATGTTGATTGTGACCCACAACGCGGACATTGCACGGGTGGCGGATCGGGTCATCGATTTTGCGGATGGCCAAATTCGATCGATTCATGACAATGCCACCAAAGTACCGCCTTCGGAGTTGCACTGGTGA
- a CDS encoding LysR family transcriptional regulator codes for MRNLQGLVSFVETAETGSFTAASVKLDITPAAVGKNVLRLEQELGVRLFNRSTRRLRLTAEGEAFLGEASAALRSLDVAVSNVSRSATEPVGRVRITSGIAFGQHFVLPLLPKLAQCYPKLDVELSLENRTVDLVAEGYDIAVRGGLISDSRLVMRRIGPLSSVLVASPSYLRRYDVPTSPDDLLRDHCLLGLRFASGNIAPWRFQSADGSGTVEWEPPARIWASDPEAFLELAAAGEGICQTGLLYAAPLLRSGRLKLVLHDLYDHGERQIALCYSSRRQLSKRVRVVLDALLAGLAEQPDLQIDVTSVPAAWRA; via the coding sequence ATGCGTAATTTGCAAGGGTTGGTGTCGTTTGTTGAAACGGCTGAAACGGGTAGTTTCACTGCGGCATCGGTTAAGCTGGACATCACACCAGCTGCAGTCGGGAAGAATGTGCTGCGGTTGGAGCAGGAGCTGGGTGTACGTCTGTTCAACCGCTCAACCCGGCGGTTGCGACTGACTGCCGAGGGCGAGGCATTTTTGGGGGAGGCCAGCGCGGCATTGCGTAGCCTGGATGTGGCGGTGAGTAATGTCAGCCGATCGGCGACCGAACCGGTTGGCCGGGTACGGATTACATCAGGCATCGCGTTTGGGCAGCATTTCGTGTTGCCATTGTTGCCCAAGCTGGCACAGTGTTATCCCAAACTGGATGTCGAACTCAGCCTGGAAAATCGCACGGTGGATTTGGTGGCCGAAGGTTACGACATCGCAGTGCGTGGCGGTCTGATCAGTGATTCCAGGTTGGTGATGCGACGTATCGGGCCACTCAGCAGTGTGCTGGTGGCCTCTCCATCATACTTACGCCGTTATGATGTACCGACGTCGCCTGATGATCTGCTGCGTGACCATTGCCTGCTGGGGCTGCGTTTCGCATCTGGCAATATTGCTCCCTGGCGGTTTCAGTCGGCAGATGGCAGTGGTACTGTCGAGTGGGAGCCGCCCGCTCGTATCTGGGCTTCTGATCCGGAAGCATTTCTGGAGTTGGCGGCGGCAGGTGAGGGCATCTGCCAGACGGGTTTATTGTATGCCGCGCCATTGCTGCGTTCTGGTCGGCTGAAGCTGGTGCTGCATGATCTGTACGACCATGGCGAGCGCCAGATAGCGCTGTGTTATTCAAGCCGCCGGCAGTTGAGCAAGCGGGTGCGGGTTGTATTGGATGCGTTGTTGGCCGGTTTGGCCGAACAACCCGATCTGCAAATAGATGTCACCAGTGTGCCGGCCGCGTGGCGTGCTTGA
- a CDS encoding MFS transporter, with product MSLAGIYSLRMFGMFLILPIFALYAPQLQGGDNHTLVGVALGAYGLTQAILQLPFGMLSDRIGRKRVIYIGLMLMALGSLVCASATDIYTMIIGRSIQGAGAISAAITALLADLTREEHRTQAMAMIGMSIGLTFAASLAAGPTMYHWLGMPGIFMLIGALSIAALIGVWKIVPQPTLSRFHSDAEASPTKLRDVLRDPQLLRLNYGIFALHAAQMAMFTVMPLVLKNTGHLSADQHWQVYLPIMAGAFIFMVPAIIYGEKKGRLKQIFVGAIGLMLLAQSGMALALNSFWEIVTLLALYFLAFNVLEATLPSLISKIAPAAAKGTAIGVYNATQSFGTFLGGALGGWLYTHYGTPAVFGVCSLMMLGWLLIASSMTPPLPVKTQMFHIGDDWQGDVRDLSRRLGNLRGVKEAVVIAEERVAYLKVLQQDWDEAGVMKLIQETN from the coding sequence GTGCCTACGGCCTGACACAAGCCATCCTGCAACTACCATTTGGGATGCTGTCAGACCGTATTGGCCGCAAGAGGGTGATCTACATTGGTTTGATGCTGATGGCCCTGGGCAGTCTGGTCTGCGCTTCCGCCACCGACATCTATACGATGATCATCGGACGCTCCATTCAGGGAGCTGGCGCCATCTCTGCCGCCATCACGGCATTGTTGGCCGATCTGACACGTGAAGAACACCGAACCCAGGCCATGGCCATGATCGGCATGAGTATCGGCCTGACCTTCGCAGCATCATTGGCAGCCGGCCCGACCATGTACCATTGGCTTGGCATGCCGGGTATTTTCATGTTGATTGGTGCGCTATCGATTGCGGCCCTGATCGGGGTCTGGAAGATCGTGCCACAGCCAACCTTGTCACGTTTCCATTCCGACGCGGAAGCCAGCCCGACCAAACTGCGCGATGTATTGCGCGACCCACAGTTGTTACGGCTCAACTATGGCATTTTTGCGTTGCACGCCGCACAAATGGCCATGTTCACCGTGATGCCATTGGTCTTGAAAAACACCGGCCATCTCAGTGCAGACCAGCATTGGCAGGTCTATTTGCCAATCATGGCCGGCGCATTCATTTTCATGGTACCCGCCATCATCTATGGTGAGAAGAAGGGTCGGCTCAAGCAGATATTTGTCGGTGCCATCGGATTGATGCTGTTGGCGCAATCCGGCATGGCACTGGCGTTGAACTCATTCTGGGAGATTGTCACGCTGCTGGCCCTGTACTTCCTCGCCTTCAATGTACTGGAAGCCACCCTGCCCTCGCTGATCTCAAAAATTGCCCCGGCTGCAGCAAAAGGCACCGCCATCGGCGTGTATAATGCAACCCAATCCTTCGGCACTTTTCTCGGTGGCGCATTGGGTGGCTGGCTATACACACACTACGGTACCCCGGCGGTATTTGGCGTCTGCAGCCTGATGATGCTGGGCTGGCTGTTGATTGCCAGCTCGATGACCCCACCACTGCCCGTCAAGACGCAGATGTTCCACATCGGCGACGACTGGCAAGGCGATGTGCGCGACTTGTCGCGCCGCCTGGGCAACCTGCGCGGTGTAAAAGAAGCTGTCGTGATTGCCGAAGAACGCGTGGCCTATCTGAAAGTCCTGCAGCAGGACTGGGATGAAGCCGGCGTAATGAAACTGATTCAGGAGACGAATTGA
- a CDS encoding efflux RND transporter periplasmic adaptor subunit codes for MTWNARQRSLIVWITILVALLVAAIWALWPAPRQIQSVVVTQGPMQIERVDQGITRVRDLYVVSTPVSGRLDRIQIEPGDKVQAGQILARLRASPATPLDERRAAEATAAALAARSRLMEAETRARLAKEELQRAQGLIAQHMIADNAFSSARTASLEAQARVATARAEWQQAQAAASWQLQPGSGVLAVQAPSDGVVLKRQIQSETVVGPGTPLLEIGNLQQLEVMAEFLSEEAVRMQPGAPAFIEAWGGAPVTAHVLRIEPAAERKISALGVEEQRVKVILNLNQVPAGLGHGYRVDARVVIASKDKVLRLPVEALIRDGNGWAVWRIRNDRIERVAVKVGETDGRVMEIIDGLSLGDHVVHYPAPDLKAGEPVKYVNVPSAGT; via the coding sequence ATGACCTGGAACGCGCGGCAGCGCAGCCTGATTGTGTGGATCACCATCCTGGTGGCTTTGCTGGTTGCAGCAATCTGGGCACTTTGGCCTGCACCACGACAGATTCAGTCAGTGGTCGTCACCCAAGGACCAATGCAGATCGAACGGGTCGATCAGGGTATCACGCGGGTACGCGACCTCTATGTCGTCAGCACCCCAGTCAGTGGTCGGTTGGATCGCATCCAGATCGAACCCGGCGACAAAGTACAAGCCGGTCAGATCCTGGCTCGCCTGCGTGCCAGCCCTGCCACCCCGCTGGATGAGCGACGGGCAGCCGAAGCCACCGCAGCAGCCCTGGCCGCCCGTTCACGACTGATGGAAGCGGAGACTCGTGCTCGACTGGCCAAAGAAGAGCTACAACGTGCCCAGGGCCTGATTGCTCAACACATGATTGCCGACAACGCGTTCTCCAGTGCACGTACCGCCAGCCTGGAAGCCCAAGCCCGCGTTGCCACCGCCCGTGCCGAGTGGCAGCAGGCCCAGGCGGCAGCCAGTTGGCAGCTCCAACCCGGCAGCGGTGTGCTTGCAGTACAGGCGCCAAGTGACGGTGTGGTGTTGAAACGACAGATTCAAAGCGAAACAGTTGTCGGGCCTGGCACCCCGCTGTTGGAAATCGGTAACTTGCAACAATTGGAAGTCATGGCGGAATTCCTGTCCGAAGAAGCTGTCCGCATGCAACCCGGTGCCCCCGCATTCATCGAAGCCTGGGGTGGCGCACCGGTCACTGCACATGTGCTACGCATCGAGCCCGCGGCAGAACGCAAAATTTCCGCGCTAGGTGTCGAAGAACAACGAGTGAAGGTCATTCTCAATCTGAACCAAGTACCTGCCGGCCTGGGCCATGGCTACCGGGTGGACGCACGAGTGGTCATCGCCAGCAAGGACAAGGTGTTGCGATTGCCAGTGGAAGCCCTGATACGGGATGGTAATGGCTGGGCTGTATGGCGTATCCGTAACGATCGGATTGAACGGGTGGCCGTGAAAGTCGGAGAAACCGATGGACGCGTCATGGAAATCATTGATGGCCTGTCGCTTGGTGATCACGTTGTCCACTATCCGGCCCCGGATTTAAAGGCCGGGGAACCTGTCAAATACGTCAATGTGCCGTCAGCCGGCACTTAG
- a CDS encoding single-stranded DNA-binding protein, translating into MASLNKVMLIGNLGRDPEVRYMPNGDAVANLAIATTDNWKDKSGEKQERTEWHRVVMYGRQAEIAGEYLKKGRPVYIEGRLQTRKWQDQQGNERYTTEIIADRMQMLGGREGGSSGGSFDDGGYGEPMGGSMPSSNSAPRQTAPRQAPPKPAAAQKPASFDDFEDDIPF; encoded by the coding sequence ATGGCCTCTCTCAACAAAGTGATGCTGATTGGCAACCTGGGCCGCGACCCGGAAGTCCGCTATATGCCCAATGGCGATGCTGTCGCCAACCTCGCGATCGCCACGACCGATAACTGGAAAGACAAGAGCGGCGAAAAGCAGGAACGGACCGAATGGCACCGCGTCGTCATGTACGGCCGCCAGGCTGAAATTGCTGGCGAATACCTGAAAAAAGGCCGCCCAGTTTATATCGAAGGCCGCCTGCAAACGCGTAAATGGCAAGATCAGCAAGGTAACGAACGCTACACTACCGAAATCATCGCCGACCGTATGCAGATGCTGGGTGGTCGTGAGGGTGGTAGCAGCGGAGGCAGCTTCGATGACGGTGGCTATGGCGAACCAATGGGTGGCAGCATGCCATCCAGTAACAGCGCCCCACGCCAGACAGCCCCTCGTCAAGCCCCGCCCAAGCCGGCAGCCGCGCAAAAACCAGCCAGTTTTGACGATTTCGAAGACGATATTCCGTTCTAA
- a CDS encoding DUF6500 family protein has translation MRIELRSKIVDVCNKKIEAKGAAVGLSFYAFFANKNDDPVMLMEAATWWIQTHQLDHFEKATKIKRMVENGL, from the coding sequence GTGAGAATCGAATTGAGAAGCAAGATTGTTGATGTTTGCAACAAGAAGATCGAGGCAAAGGGAGCCGCGGTGGGACTATCTTTTTATGCTTTCTTCGCAAACAAGAATGATGATCCGGTGATGTTGATGGAAGCTGCAACATGGTGGATCCAAACACATCAGTTAGATCACTTCGAGAAGGCAACCAAGATTAAAAGGATGGTAGAAAATGGACTTTGA
- a CDS encoding serine hydrolase domain-containing protein: protein MMSNIKTDQSNREYFMNISTLTLASTLALTVSAHTMATEQSPLATRLDAAIDRALADQRIVGAVILVAQDGKLIYQRAAGMADREAATPMREDAIFRLASVTKPIVTTAALRLVEQGRLKLNDPVTRWLPNFRPHTADGATPKITIHQLLTHTAGLTYDFMEPAGNPYQRLGVSTGLDQPGVSLNENLRRIAAAPLSYQPGSQWRYSMSIDVLGAVVARASGQSLPKAVHQLVTSPLGMRDTVFTVTDKQRLTTPYGDGQPVPQRMAVEQTVKFHGAPITFVPGRLFDPRAYPSGGAGMTGTAADVLKLLETLRNEGGSLLKPNTIKQMFQAHVGPQAQTQGPGWGFGYGGAILVDPVAATSPQSAGTMQWGGAYGHNWFIDPAQRLTVVALTNTTFEGMAGRFTTDIRDAIYDTQPTSH, encoded by the coding sequence ATGATGAGCAACATCAAGACCGATCAATCCAACCGAGAATATTTCATGAACATCTCCACACTGACATTGGCTTCTACCCTGGCTCTGACTGTTTCAGCCCACACAATGGCCACCGAACAGTCACCTCTCGCCACCCGACTTGACGCGGCCATCGACCGCGCCCTGGCTGACCAACGCATCGTTGGGGCCGTCATCCTGGTCGCCCAAGACGGCAAACTGATCTATCAACGTGCCGCAGGGATGGCCGACCGTGAGGCTGCCACCCCAATGCGCGAAGATGCCATCTTCCGGCTTGCCTCCGTCACCAAACCGATTGTGACAACCGCCGCACTGCGCTTGGTCGAACAAGGTCGCTTGAAATTGAACGACCCGGTGACGCGCTGGTTGCCAAACTTCCGCCCGCACACCGCGGATGGTGCTACACCCAAGATCACCATCCACCAATTGCTTACCCACACCGCGGGCTTGACCTATGACTTCATGGAGCCAGCCGGCAACCCCTACCAGCGCCTGGGTGTCTCTACTGGCCTGGATCAGCCTGGCGTCAGTCTGAATGAAAACCTCCGCCGGATTGCCGCCGCACCGTTGTCATATCAGCCGGGCAGCCAATGGCGTTATTCGATGTCGATCGATGTGTTGGGCGCCGTCGTAGCCCGTGCCAGTGGCCAGTCACTACCCAAAGCTGTACATCAGTTGGTGACTTCACCCCTTGGCATGCGCGATACCGTGTTCACCGTCACCGACAAGCAGCGACTGACCACACCCTACGGCGATGGCCAACCGGTGCCACAGCGCATGGCGGTAGAACAGACCGTCAAGTTCCATGGTGCACCCATCACCTTTGTACCAGGCCGCTTGTTTGACCCACGAGCCTATCCATCTGGCGGCGCAGGCATGACCGGCACCGCGGCCGATGTACTAAAACTGCTGGAGACCTTGCGTAACGAAGGTGGATCGCTGTTGAAGCCGAATACCATCAAGCAGATGTTCCAAGCCCACGTCGGCCCCCAGGCCCAAACCCAAGGGCCGGGCTGGGGGTTTGGCTATGGCGGGGCTATATTGGTTGACCCGGTTGCTGCCACCAGCCCTCAATCCGCAGGCACCATGCAATGGGGAGGTGCTTACGGCCACAACTGGTTTATCGACCCTGCCCAACGCCTGACGGTCGTGGCACTGACCAATACCACCTTTGAAGGCATGGCCGGCCGCTTCACAACGGATATCCGCGACGCGATCTATGACACACAACCCACATCACACTGA